The following proteins are co-located in the Fodinicurvata sp. EGI_FJ10296 genome:
- a CDS encoding TRAP transporter small permease subunit: MHTVAESIDRLNRWIGFLLAPIIAILTLVIVYDIGVRFVIGRPSDWAFDISKQLFAAHFMLLAAYGLYARAHVEVDVLKDLGSKKTQAWLDILGYLIFFVPFMAIYLSYTWSFAWRSWTRGETTYGVVSIPIYPLKMIMVISGVILSLQALAIVLRAISRLREEE, from the coding sequence ATGCACACCGTCGCGGAATCGATCGACCGGTTGAATCGCTGGATCGGATTTCTTCTGGCCCCGATCATCGCCATTCTGACGCTGGTTATCGTTTATGACATTGGTGTCCGGTTCGTGATCGGCCGGCCCAGCGACTGGGCTTTCGACATCTCAAAGCAGCTCTTCGCGGCCCATTTCATGCTATTGGCGGCCTATGGGCTCTATGCGCGTGCCCATGTCGAAGTCGATGTTCTGAAAGATCTCGGGTCGAAGAAGACGCAAGCCTGGCTCGACATACTCGGCTATCTGATTTTCTTCGTGCCGTTCATGGCGATTTATCTGAGCTATACATGGAGCTTCGCCTGGCGGTCCTGGACACGAGGTGAAACGACATACGGCGTTGTTTCGATTCCGATCTATCCCCTGAAGATGATCATGGTGATATCCGGCGTTATCCTCTCACTCCAGGCCCTCGCAATCGTCCTTCGCGCCATCAGCCGCCTTCGCGAGGAAGAATAG
- a CDS encoding TRAP transporter large permease subunit, with translation MGPEYLTILMFGGLLVGLFMGHPLPFVLGGIAVIGAYLGPGPQVFGIIVNNIYGRAMDNYVLVAIPLFILMARFLNDSGVTERMFEALRLLLARLRGGLTLTVVIVSVLLAATTGIVGASITVMGMIALAPMLKYGYNKHLSTGVIMASGSLGILIPPSIMLVLMASYSPVSVGELFAGALVPGVLLGGFYAAYVLILCHFRPDFGPPVEAEERALTSTGQLIAMLAKFVVPPIGLILGVLGALFTGLATATEASAIGAFLAFILYLIFGDRSVKTVFNTFLEASKTTVMVMFVIVGATAFTGVFSSGGGMQLIQELLLDSGLTPFWVIALMLAIIFVLGMFLDWTGIVLLSFPIMLPIIEAMGIDLLWFIVLTAVILQTSFLTPPFGYALFYLKGVSPPEIRIVDLYLAVIPFCLLIVLMCIAMAVFPGLATGLPGLLLR, from the coding sequence ATGGGACCGGAATACCTTACAATTCTCATGTTCGGTGGCTTGCTGGTCGGCCTGTTCATGGGTCATCCGCTGCCGTTCGTTCTGGGCGGCATCGCCGTCATCGGCGCCTATCTCGGCCCGGGACCGCAGGTCTTCGGCATTATCGTCAACAATATCTATGGCCGCGCCATGGACAATTACGTCCTGGTCGCGATACCGCTCTTCATTCTGATGGCCCGTTTCCTGAACGATTCCGGCGTGACCGAGCGCATGTTCGAAGCGCTGCGCCTGCTGCTCGCCCGTCTTCGCGGCGGACTGACCCTGACGGTCGTCATCGTCTCGGTACTGCTTGCGGCAACCACCGGAATCGTCGGCGCCTCCATCACCGTCATGGGCATGATCGCCCTCGCCCCGATGCTGAAATACGGCTACAACAAGCATCTCAGCACCGGCGTCATCATGGCCAGCGGCAGCCTGGGCATCCTTATTCCGCCAAGCATCATGCTGGTCCTGATGGCCAGCTATTCGCCCGTTTCGGTGGGCGAGCTGTTCGCCGGCGCGCTGGTGCCGGGCGTGCTGCTGGGCGGATTCTATGCCGCCTATGTGCTTATCCTGTGCCATTTTCGCCCCGATTTCGGTCCGCCGGTCGAGGCCGAGGAACGGGCGCTGACCTCGACGGGGCAGCTGATCGCCATGCTGGCGAAATTCGTCGTACCGCCGATCGGCCTGATCCTGGGCGTTCTGGGTGCACTGTTCACCGGTTTGGCTACGGCGACCGAGGCTTCTGCGATCGGGGCCTTTCTCGCCTTTATCCTCTATCTGATATTCGGCGACCGGTCGGTCAAAACAGTCTTCAACACGTTTCTGGAAGCCAGCAAGACGACGGTCATGGTGATGTTCGTGATCGTCGGCGCAACCGCGTTCACCGGCGTCTTTTCCAGCGGCGGCGGCATGCAGCTGATACAGGAGCTGCTGCTCGACTCCGGGCTGACACCCTTCTGGGTGATCGCGCTGATGCTGGCGATCATCTTCGTGCTGGGCATGTTCCTGGACTGGACCGGCATCGTTTTGCTCAGCTTCCCGATCATGCTGCCGATCATCGAGGCGATGGGAATCGACCTGCTCTGGTTCATCGTCCTGACGGCGGTCATTCTGCAAACGTCGTTCCTGACGCCGCCCTTCGGCTATGCGCTGTTTTACCTCAAGGGCGTCTCGCCACCGGAAATCAGGATCGTCGATCTGTATCTGGCGGTGATTCCATTCTGCCTGCTGATCGTGCTGATGTGCATCGCCATGGCGGTCTTCCCCGGTCTCGCGACCGGCCTGCCCGGACTGCTGCTACGCTGA
- a CDS encoding entericidin A/B family lipoprotein — translation MTRSLTRSRAQSAMAVAAILIGSFALSACETMQGFGRDVQSGGEAVEDSSEDVQRDMN, via the coding sequence ATGACGCGGAGCCTCACACGAAGCAGGGCGCAAAGCGCCATGGCGGTCGCAGCGATTCTCATCGGCTCGTTCGCGCTGTCGGCGTGCGAAACGATGCAAGGTTTCGGCCGTGACGTTCAGTCCGGCGGCGAAGCTGTGGAAGACTCGTCGGAAGACGTGCAGCGGGACATGAACTGA
- the dctP gene encoding TRAP transporter substrate-binding protein DctP: MTMIKKSTVVMGTMAAAVALTAAQASAQENWTMTSTWPDSIALIEIDRNWVDMVNRITGDDLQIDFRAGGTLMPGTQVFDAVETGSIEAAGDWPGYWAGTNSAFSPLATHTMLFNGVDYLNWIYGWGGAELYDEIYGQFDMVYLPYGITNNESGFRGNTPIESIADLEGLRLRLSGRDQGRVLEQLGGSQVTLAGEEIYQAVERGVVDGAEFSTPGVDFEAGFHEVADYWSVPGWHQSASVFGVMINRDAWDALSEETQDKLRIAAQANMAWSIAWSERSSTQGTQDFLDAGTEINPLPDEDLDRIQEISNAVIIEGACENPDHAAVYHSQISYLQEYATWRDISAPFNMSRAMDNLPSLEEIEACM, from the coding sequence ATGACGATGATCAAGAAGAGCACAGTTGTCATGGGCACGATGGCGGCCGCCGTCGCCCTGACCGCCGCGCAGGCCTCGGCCCAGGAAAACTGGACCATGACCAGCACCTGGCCCGACTCGATCGCCCTGATCGAAATCGACCGAAACTGGGTCGATATGGTCAACCGGATCACCGGCGACGACCTGCAGATCGATTTCCGGGCCGGCGGCACCCTCATGCCCGGCACCCAGGTATTCGACGCTGTCGAGACCGGCAGCATCGAGGCGGCGGGCGATTGGCCCGGCTATTGGGCCGGCACCAATTCCGCCTTCTCGCCGTTGGCAACCCACACGATGCTGTTCAACGGCGTCGACTACCTGAACTGGATCTACGGCTGGGGCGGCGCTGAACTCTACGACGAAATCTACGGCCAGTTCGATATGGTCTATCTTCCCTATGGCATCACCAACAACGAGTCCGGCTTCCGCGGCAATACGCCGATCGAGTCGATCGCCGATCTCGAAGGCCTGCGCCTGCGCCTGTCCGGGCGCGATCAGGGTCGTGTGCTCGAACAACTGGGCGGATCTCAGGTCACGCTGGCGGGCGAGGAGATCTATCAGGCGGTCGAACGCGGTGTCGTCGACGGTGCGGAGTTTTCAACGCCGGGCGTCGATTTCGAAGCCGGCTTCCACGAGGTCGCCGATTACTGGTCGGTCCCGGGCTGGCACCAATCCGCCAGTGTCTTCGGCGTCATGATCAACCGCGATGCCTGGGATGCCTTGTCCGAAGAAACTCAGGACAAGCTTCGGATCGCTGCGCAAGCCAACATGGCGTGGTCGATCGCCTGGTCCGAGCGCAGTTCGACCCAGGGGACGCAGGACTTCCTCGATGCCGGGACAGAGATCAATCCGCTTCCGGACGAGGATCTCGACCGGATCCAGGAGATTTCCAACGCCGTCATCATCGAGGGGGCGTGCGAAAACCCGGATCACGCCGCCGTCTACCATTCCCAGATCAGCTATCTGCAGGAATATGCAACGTGGCGCGATATCTCGGCACCGTTCAACATGAGCCGGGCGATGGACAATCTGCCCTCGCTTGAAGAAATCGAAGCCTGCATGTAA